Proteins from one Deinococcus sp. AB2017081 genomic window:
- a CDS encoding SDR family oxidoreductase: MTAARGGRMDGRIVLVTGATNGIGLETARELVQRGARVTIVGRNPDRTAHVASTIGAADTVIADLSELSQVRRAAAEITARHGQLDVLVNNAGALFNARRETREGIEMTWALNHLSPFLLTHELLPLLRRGAAPRVVTVSSGAHAMGRIRFDDPEFRRGYRGWPAYAQSKLANILFTRELARREPWLQANTLHPGLVASGFGSHQGGTFSQVYRVVDRFSLTPVQGAQTTIHLAADPVAVSGRYFVTSREVRPAPHALDDGAALRLWDISTARVAAGATGMPGRTWPEVLAEVRRVTGA, encoded by the coding sequence ATGACCGCAGCGCGGGGTGGACGGATGGATGGCCGGATCGTGCTCGTGACCGGCGCGACGAACGGGATCGGCCTGGAGACGGCGCGGGAACTCGTCCAGCGGGGAGCCCGCGTGACCATCGTGGGCCGCAACCCGGACAGAACCGCGCACGTCGCCAGTACCATCGGCGCGGCAGACACGGTGATCGCCGACCTCTCGGAGCTGAGCCAGGTGCGCCGCGCCGCGGCCGAGATCACGGCCCGCCACGGGCAGCTGGACGTGCTGGTCAACAATGCCGGGGCGCTGTTCAACGCGCGCCGCGAGACCCGCGAGGGCATCGAGATGACCTGGGCCCTGAACCACCTGTCACCCTTCCTGCTCACGCACGAGCTGCTGCCGCTGCTGCGGCGGGGCGCGGCGCCACGGGTGGTGACGGTGTCGTCCGGGGCGCACGCCATGGGCCGCATCCGCTTCGACGATCCCGAGTTCCGGCGCGGGTACCGCGGGTGGCCGGCGTATGCGCAGAGCAAGCTGGCGAACATCCTGTTCACGCGGGAGCTGGCGCGGCGGGAACCGTGGCTCCAGGCCAACACGCTGCATCCGGGTCTGGTCGCCTCGGGCTTCGGGTCGCATCAGGGCGGCACCTTCAGTCAGGTCTACCGCGTCGTCGACCGTTTCTCCCTGACACCGGTGCAGGGCGCCCAGACGACGATCCACCTGGCGGCTGATCCTGTCGCGGTCAGCGGGCGGTATTTCGTGACATCGCGCGAGGTCAGGCCGGCCCCGCACGCGCTCGACGACGGCGCGGCCCTGCGCCTGTGGGACATCAGCACAGCGAGGGTGGCAGCCGGAGCGACGGGCATGCCGGGCCGGACGTGGCCGGAGGTGCTGGCCGAGGTGCGCCGCGTGACCGGGGCATGA
- a CDS encoding gamma carbonic anhydrase family protein, with product MPRYALDGHVPEIHPTAFIAPSADVIGQVRVEAQASVWFGAVLRGDLEAITVGAGSNVQDGAVLHTDLGWPCTLHDHVTVGHRAIVHGAICGPGSLVGMGAVMLSGSSLGAGAVLGAGAVLPEGAHVPDGMLAVGVPARVVRPAPSTGNAMRYVHNGERFRHGLSVLAGPDATPALHDRAGQLEGA from the coding sequence ATGCCGCGCTACGCCCTGGACGGGCACGTCCCCGAGATTCACCCCACCGCGTTCATCGCTCCGAGTGCCGACGTGATCGGTCAGGTGAGGGTCGAGGCGCAGGCCAGCGTGTGGTTCGGTGCCGTGCTGCGCGGTGATCTGGAGGCCATCACGGTCGGTGCCGGCAGCAATGTCCAGGACGGCGCCGTGCTGCACACGGATCTGGGCTGGCCATGCACGCTGCACGACCACGTGACGGTCGGGCACCGCGCCATCGTGCACGGCGCGATCTGCGGCCCTGGCAGCCTGGTCGGCATGGGCGCGGTGATGCTGAGCGGCAGCAGTCTGGGGGCCGGTGCGGTGCTGGGAGCCGGCGCGGTGCTGCCCGAGGGAGCGCATGTCCCGGACGGCATGCTGGCGGTGGGTGTGCCCGCCCGCGTGGTTCGGCCGGCACCCAGCACCGGCAACGCCATGCGCTATGTTCACAACGGGGAGCGGTTCCGGCACGGCCTGAGCGTGCTGGCTGGGCCGGACGCCACGCCAGCGCTGCACGACCGCGCCGGTCAGCTGGAGGGCGCATGA
- a CDS encoding cold-shock protein, whose protein sequence is MAQGRVKWFNVEKGYGFIEHPGNPDVFVHYSAIQSGGFRKLNEGDEVEFEVEAGQGNKGPQAKNVVVTNAAPAPMGGSSMGGGNRGGGSRW, encoded by the coding sequence ATGGCTCAAGGTCGAGTGAAGTGGTTCAACGTCGAGAAGGGCTACGGGTTCATTGAGCACCCCGGCAACCCTGACGTCTTCGTGCATTACAGCGCCATCCAGAGCGGCGGCTTCCGCAAGCTCAACGAGGGCGACGAGGTCGAGTTCGAGGTGGAGGCCGGTCAGGGCAACAAGGGCCCCCAGGCCAAGAACGTGGTCGTGACCAACGCCGCGCCCGCCCCGATGGGCGGCAGCAGCATGGGTGGCGGCAACCGGGGCGGCGGCAGCCGCTGGTGA
- a CDS encoding YjgN family protein translates to MTDLPVPRPADDHTESTYGRHAALLPVPEPTSAPAPATVTEYPVSFTGQPGEYFRIWIVNLALTVVTLGIYLPWARVRTQQYFYGHTWVDRQNFEYRANPLALLRGYVLVGVLFLGYTLASQFEYYWIAVPLLLLYVVLYPWMVRQSLRFRAANTLHRGLRFGFQGTTRDAYVAYGAANILGAIGGIFALPWAWFMQRRYQLDHLEYGTARGHFRGDVAPFYIIAVTAVGVGIGLGIVVALPVMAVVVGRSALDAGSIDDLGSAAVITGVIVAYVAFILLYTVLWQYVRAAIMGYVLNHAELGGVVRTRATFRPWRLVWIGVTNALAVAFTLGLATPWAAIRRTRYILEGIHVRAIAPLDDFAAGVSGPQSALGEAATELLDIQVGF, encoded by the coding sequence ATGACCGATCTGCCGGTTCCCCGTCCCGCCGACGACCACACGGAGTCCACGTATGGTCGCCACGCGGCCCTGCTGCCCGTGCCGGAGCCGACCAGTGCGCCCGCTCCGGCCACGGTGACGGAATATCCGGTGTCGTTCACGGGACAGCCTGGCGAGTACTTCCGGATCTGGATCGTGAATCTCGCCCTGACCGTCGTGACGCTGGGCATCTATCTGCCGTGGGCACGGGTGCGGACCCAGCAGTACTTCTATGGCCACACGTGGGTGGATCGGCAGAACTTCGAGTACCGGGCCAACCCCCTGGCGCTGCTGCGCGGCTATGTGCTGGTCGGTGTGCTGTTCCTGGGCTATACGCTGGCATCCCAGTTCGAGTACTACTGGATCGCCGTTCCGCTGCTGCTGCTGTACGTGGTGCTGTACCCATGGATGGTGCGCCAGTCGCTGCGCTTCCGGGCGGCCAACACGCTGCACCGGGGCCTGCGCTTCGGCTTCCAGGGCACGACCCGGGACGCCTATGTGGCCTACGGCGCGGCGAACATCCTGGGGGCCATCGGCGGGATCTTCGCGCTGCCGTGGGCGTGGTTCATGCAGCGCCGCTACCAGCTCGACCACCTGGAGTACGGCACGGCCCGTGGGCACTTCCGGGGGGACGTGGCGCCCTTCTACATCATCGCCGTGACCGCCGTGGGCGTGGGGATCGGGCTGGGCATCGTGGTGGCCCTTCCCGTCATGGCTGTCGTGGTGGGCCGGTCTGCGCTGGATGCCGGTTCCATAGACGACCTGGGCAGCGCGGCCGTCATCACCGGGGTGATCGTGGCCTATGTGGCGTTCATCCTGCTGTACACGGTGCTGTGGCAGTACGTGCGGGCAGCGATCATGGGGTATGTCCTCAACCACGCCGAGCTGGGCGGCGTGGTGCGCACCCGCGCCACCTTCCGGCCGTGGCGGCTGGTGTGGATCGGCGTGACGAACGCCCTGGCGGTCGCCTTCACGCTGGGACTGGCCACGCCCTGGGCCGCCATCCGCCGCACGCGGTACATCCTGGAGGGCATCCACGTGCGGGCCATCGCGCCGCTGGACGACTTCGCGGCCGGGGTCTCAGGGCCGCAGTCCGCGCTGGGCGAGGCGGCCACCGAACTGCTGGACATCCAGGTGGGCTTCTGA
- a CDS encoding M48 family metallopeptidase: MAERSTSGVYFDGRSSRDHPATLMLDADSVTLSVPELGITQVWGAAEVSVDPAIPGVRRALIVPGGGRYETPDDAAISAWERQVGRNRALGGVRWLEGRWGAALASLVVAVAAVAAFVAFGIPALSRQAAAVTPRSVLTTFDRETLKVLSSGDYVGPSRLGAARQAQLQRAFRDVAAWAGGGYAYTLLLRDGEPDGAGSGLGPNAFALPGGTVVMTDQLVALARSDRELIGVLAHETGHVTNRHGLAGVYQALGLAALTTVVTGDLVSASTFAAAVPAALLRGGYSRAAETQADEDSGRFMMERYRTTRPLQDILARLEREVGGGEDGDGEPSVFDLLRSHPGTAQRIEHLKAIERDAQP, encoded by the coding sequence ATGGCCGAACGGAGCACCTCCGGCGTGTACTTCGACGGCCGCAGCAGCCGCGACCACCCGGCCACGCTGATGCTGGACGCTGACAGCGTGACCCTCAGCGTGCCAGAGCTGGGCATCACGCAGGTGTGGGGGGCGGCCGAGGTCAGCGTCGATCCGGCGATTCCCGGGGTGCGGCGTGCCCTGATCGTTCCCGGCGGTGGGCGCTACGAGACGCCGGACGACGCTGCGATCAGCGCGTGGGAGCGTCAGGTGGGCCGCAACCGTGCGCTGGGGGGTGTGCGCTGGCTGGAAGGGCGCTGGGGCGCGGCGCTGGCCTCGCTGGTCGTCGCCGTGGCGGCGGTGGCGGCCTTCGTGGCCTTCGGCATCCCGGCCCTGAGCCGGCAGGCGGCGGCCGTCACCCCGCGCAGCGTCCTGACCACCTTCGACCGCGAGACCCTGAAGGTGCTCAGTTCGGGTGACTATGTCGGCCCCTCCAGACTCGGCGCGGCGCGGCAGGCGCAGCTCCAGCGGGCCTTCCGGGACGTGGCCGCGTGGGCCGGCGGCGGCTACGCCTACACGCTGCTCCTGCGCGACGGCGAACCGGACGGCGCGGGCAGTGGCCTGGGGCCGAACGCCTTCGCGCTGCCGGGCGGCACGGTCGTCATGACCGATCAGCTGGTCGCGCTGGCAAGAAGCGACCGCGAACTGATCGGCGTCCTGGCACACGAGACCGGGCACGTCACGAACCGGCACGGGCTGGCCGGGGTCTACCAGGCGCTGGGGCTGGCCGCGCTCACCACGGTCGTCACGGGAGATCTGGTGTCGGCCAGCACCTTTGCCGCCGCCGTGCCCGCCGCCCTGCTGCGCGGCGGCTACTCCCGCGCCGCCGAGACCCAGGCCGACGAGGACTCGGGCCGCTTCATGATGGAGCGCTACCGCACCACCCGCCCCCTCCAGGACATCCTGGCGCGGCTGGAGCGCGAGGTCGGCGGCGGCGAGGACGGAGACGGCGAGCCCAGCGTGTTCGACCTGCTGCGGTCGCATCCGGGCACCGCGCAGCGGATCGAGCACCTGAAAGCCATCGAACGGGACGCGCAGCCGTAA
- a CDS encoding NADPH-dependent FMN reductase, producing MKFTVIATSLDPESRSAWMCALAARQLTAQGHEVTFLDLRRDPLPPFDNVQGPGGCYEHPNAGLYHRAVQEADGVLLGVPVYNWGLGSGARALVELTGSSDELRGLHGAWFDQPVTFLVSGGLDHGYLSHGAFAFGLMVDFRCVVNPHFVYATSAHWDAPEVPGEWLAGRLERTVNRATDLSARLKGRDYRSVWEI from the coding sequence ATGAAGTTCACCGTGATCGCCACCAGCCTCGATCCCGAGAGCCGCAGCGCGTGGATGTGCGCCCTGGCCGCCCGGCAGCTCACGGCGCAGGGGCACGAGGTCACATTCCTCGATCTGCGCCGCGACCCGCTGCCGCCCTTCGACAACGTGCAGGGGCCGGGCGGCTGTTACGAGCACCCGAACGCGGGGCTGTACCACCGAGCGGTTCAGGAGGCCGACGGCGTGCTGCTGGGCGTGCCCGTGTACAACTGGGGCCTGGGCTCGGGGGCACGGGCACTGGTCGAACTGACCGGCAGCAGCGACGAGTTGCGCGGCCTGCACGGGGCGTGGTTCGACCAGCCCGTGACCTTTCTGGTGTCCGGCGGCCTGGATCACGGCTACCTCAGCCACGGGGCCTTCGCCTTCGGGCTGATGGTAGATTTCCGCTGCGTGGTGAACCCGCATTTCGTGTACGCGACCTCGGCGCACTGGGACGCGCCGGAGGTGCCGGGCGAGTGGCTGGCCGGGCGACTGGAACGCACCGTGAACCGCGCCACCGACCTCTCGGCCCGCCTGAAGGGCCGCGATTACCGGAGCGTATGGGAGATCTGA
- a CDS encoding RluA family pseudouridine synthase, whose amino-acid sequence MTVTPPPPPTEFPRVVVEHPDFYVVHKPALWLTHPVHARVEVPDVITYMQRETGEDALSPPHRLDRETSGAQVLSRDTDAARRFYTLFKQHLVGKTYVAIVHGTPEWERRTVDAPLGDLGLGGANRVLIRQAVVPDGRPAVTDFRVLERRAGHALVEAYPRTGRLHQIRAHLFHLGLPMVGDKLYGRDPDVFLEFMVTGQTPDLTARLGLARQALHAARLAFPWDGAQVVAEVPLSADLRAYWDGLERLDPVGVTAPEATTPADGSMTSAPYTRRT is encoded by the coding sequence ATGACCGTCACCCCTCCCCCACCGCCCACCGAATTCCCCCGTGTGGTCGTGGAACACCCGGACTTCTACGTGGTGCACAAACCCGCTCTGTGGCTCACGCACCCCGTCCACGCGCGGGTCGAGGTGCCGGACGTGATCACGTACATGCAGCGCGAGACCGGCGAGGACGCGCTGTCGCCGCCGCACCGCCTCGACCGCGAGACCAGCGGTGCCCAGGTGCTGAGCCGCGACACGGACGCCGCCCGCAGGTTCTACACGCTGTTCAAACAGCATCTGGTGGGCAAGACCTACGTGGCGATCGTCCACGGCACGCCGGAGTGGGAGCGCCGCACGGTCGATGCCCCACTGGGCGACCTTGGGCTGGGCGGCGCGAACCGTGTTCTGATCCGGCAGGCGGTGGTGCCTGACGGTCGGCCCGCGGTCACCGACTTCCGCGTGCTGGAACGCCGCGCCGGGCACGCCCTGGTCGAGGCCTACCCACGCACCGGGCGGCTGCACCAGATCCGCGCCCACCTGTTCCACCTCGGCCTGCCCATGGTCGGGGACAAGCTGTACGGCCGCGACCCGGACGTCTTTCTGGAGTTCATGGTGACCGGCCAGACGCCTGACCTGACCGCGCGGCTGGGGCTGGCGCGGCAGGCCCTGCACGCCGCCCGTCTGGCGTTTCCATGGGACGGTGCCCAGGTCGTGGCCGAAGTGCCCCTGAGCGCGGATCTGCGGGCCTACTGGGACGGACTGGAGCGGCTTGATCCGGTCGGCGTCACGGCACCGGAGGCCACCACCCCCGCGGACGGCTCCATGACCTCTGCCCCGTATACTCGTCGCACATGA